TGAAGGATATTTCTGAGATGACCGCAGCCCAAACCGCCGTCTCGGCCGCAACCGTCGTCAACCTGCCCGCCGCCGAGCCGCTCAAGGCCGTGCGCGATACCAGGCCGCTGCGCCTCATCACCTGCGGCAGCGTCGATGACGGCAAATCGACCTTGATCGGCCGCCTGCTCTGGGACACCAAGGCGGTCAAGGAAGACCAGGCCGCCACCCTGCAGCGCGATTCCACCGGCAAGCAGAACGATCTCGGCCTGCCCGACTTCGCATTGCTGCTCGACGGCCTGCAGGCCGAGCGCGAACAGGGCATCACCATCGATGTCGCCTATCGCTATTTCTCGACCGACAAGCGCTCCTTCATCGTCGCCGACACGCCCGGCCATGAGCAATATACCCGCAACATGGCGACCGGCGCCTCGACCGCCGATCTCGCCATTCTGCTGATCGATGCGCGCTTCGGCATTCTGGAGCAGACGCGCCGGCACGCGACGATCGCCTCGCTGCTCGGCATCAAGCAGTTTGTGCTTGCCATCAACAAGATCGACCTGACGGGCTATGACCGCGCCGGCTTCGACAAGATCAGCCATGATTTCCGGGAATTTGCCCTGTCGCTCGGCGTCAAGCAGATTACCGCCATTCCGATGTCGGCGCTGAAGGGCGAAAACGTCGTCTATTCCGGCCAGGCCGCCATGCCCTGGTACAGCGGCCCGACGCTGGTGGAAACGCTGGAGCTTGCCACGGTGCGCTCGTCGCAGACGGTCGGCTTCCGCCTTTCTGTCCAGCGCGTCTCGCGTCCCGGCGAAAGCTTCCGCGGCTATCAGGGCACGGTTGCCGGCGGCTCGGTCAAGCCGGGCGACAGCGTCATGATCCTGCCGTCCGGCATGGTCGCCAATGTCTCCAAGATCGTCACCTTCGATCTCGTCCGCAACGCTGCCGTTGCCGGCGACGCGATCACGCTGGTGCTCGACCGCCAGGTCGACGTGGCGCGCGGCGACATGATCGTCTCGATCGACGCCCAGCCGCAGGTCGGCCTTGCCTTCGACGCGCAGATCGTCGCGCTGCAGCCTGAGGGTATCGAGCCCGGAAAACGCTACTGGCTGAAGAGCGGCAGCCGCCGCCAGCGCGTTCAGGTGCAGCCGCTCAGCCAGTTGGAACTGAAGACCGGCATCTGGAATGCCGCCCAGCGGCTCTACATGAACGCCATCGGCAAAGTCCGGCTCGTCTTCGACGAAGCGGCGATCTTCGACCCCTATGAGCAGAACCGGCTTTCCGGCTCCTTCATCCTGATCGATCCGGAGACCAACAATACGGTCGCCGGCGGCATGGTAACCGGCAAGCGCACGGAACTTGGCGGTCTGCACAATGGCGAAGCCCGCGTCATCCTCTCGCTTCCGGCCGACCTTGCCGAGCAGATCATGGCAAGCGAACTCTTCGCCAGCCGCAGCCACGAGGCCGAGGTGCGGCGCATGACGGCGGCAGAAGCCGCCGACCTCTGGTCGAGCGCTGCTAGCGATATCTGACAAGGGAATAAGGGATAAGGGGCCAGCAAGACTGGCCCCCTCACCGCAGCCAAATCCGCTGGCTGCAGGGCTGGCGGATTCCCTGTCGAGCGGCAAAGAACCGATCAAGGGCTTCGTGTCCGCTTCCGGCCGAATAGTGTTGAAAAAGTCGAAAATCCGGGCTTAACGAAAAGTCAGCCAATTCGTGATTTGAGCGAATGTTGCCGCTCGATGCTGTTTTACTTCCGCTGCGCGGCCCCACGCTGCTTGAACGCAAAATTGACAGGTCCCCCAGCTCAATTTTCTGTGTCTACCGCCCCTAAAAAAATCAGAGTTTGCAGAAAACGGACTTTTTCAATTCACGATTCGCTGTTTACCGCTTGCCCGCGGGCCAATGTGGGGCCATTCTTAGATCGGATCCTGGCGGTGCGGTAAAACGAGAGGTCAGGTCTTGCAACGCTCAATCTCGACCTCGAAGCACTGCCTTTTCTCGGCTGATCCCCGAGCGAGGAGGTTGTCCATGTCCACGCGCTATGTCGACCATCCGCTACAACCGGGCGACCGGGTCCCGAACGTTGTGTTTGATGCGATCTCGAGCGAGGGGAAGATCGCACTTGATGATTTTCGTGGCCGCAGCCCATTGTTGATCGGTTTGTTTCGAGGCCTGCATTGTCCGTTCTGCCGGCGCCATGTCGCGGCCATGGCATATCTCAACCCGATGCTGCGTGAGAAAGGCGTCCAATCCCTGGCGGTGGTAAACACCCCGGTTGAACGCGCACGGCTCTATTTCCGTTACCATCCGATACCCGATCTTCTTGCTGCTTCCGACCCGGTACGGGCTTCGCACCAAGCCTTCGGCCTACGCGAGGTCGGGATCGACACGGCCATGGCGATACTGATCGATCTTCCGGGCGAGTTGCCCGAGCCTATGGGCGTGATGGCAATGGACGAATTTCTCAACGAGAAGGAAGGATATCAGATTACGGAAGCCGATCAGCAGATGATGACTGCCGACCACGGGCAGCTTGTCGGTCAGTTCCTAATCGACCGGGAGGGTATCGTACGCTGGAGCTTCACTGAAGTTCTGGAGGCTGGGCTCCAGACATTCCAGGCACCGAATTCCCAGGAATTGATGTCGGTAGCTTCCCAAGTCGTACATTAACAACGAATAACTCGCTCGACGACCTACCGCCTGGGTGGTGCTCAAGCCAACTGAGCGGACTACTATTTCCCGAGAGCGTTTTTCAGCGCATCGACCACGACGCGGACTGAGGGAACGTCTTTGATGTCCGAATGGACAACCAGCCAGACTTCTCTTGTCAAAGCCTGTTCGGTCTCAATGCGTTGGAGACCGCTGGACTCCAGGACGGCGAAATCGGGGAGCATGACGACACCGGCGCCAAGGCATGCGGTTGCGGCCTGAAACTCCAGAACGGACGACCGCACGGCGATCGGCCGGCCGGCGGCCAGTTCGATCAACCGCAGCTGCTGCGGCGAGGCGTTCATGGTTTCGTCGTAACCGATGAAGGTCCAGTCAGATGGTGGAACCGTTTCGAGATAGGTCTTTGATGCGTAGAGATGGAAGCTTGTCTCGCCGAGCTTGACGATAGAGTAATCGCCGTCTTCCGGACGCGACATTCGCACGGCGATATCGGCCTCTCGTCTGTTCAGGGATGCGAGGCGCTTTTCTCCGACGAGCGTGATCTGAACACCGGGATGGCCTCGCCTGACGGCCGCGATCGGCTTTGCCAGCAGCACGCTTGAGAGAGCGGGAGGCGCGCTGATCCTCACATGGCCACGCAATTCCGTGGCGCTGCTGCGGCCAAGCTGCTCGATTGCCGCAGTCTGCACGGCGACAAGAGCTGCGTGCCTGGCAACCTGCTCTCCCTCCGAGGTTAACATGATGCGCCGTCCGCGGCGGTCTACGAGCTTGCGACCCAGGCCGGCTTCAAGCGACGAAACGCGCCGGCTGATCGTCGCGTGTTCGACACCGAGCTGCTTTGCTGCACCAAGCAACGTTCCCGACTGCGCGAGCGCCAAGAAATGCCGAAGGTCGTCCCAGTCGATTTTTGTGAATTCTCTCCCATTCATTGTGAAACAATAGGGAATTTTCACACATCACGCCATCGCTTAATTTGTGCCCATGAAGGAGCACGAGAGATGACCTACCAAATCATATGGCTGAACGCCCCCGGTGACATCACCCAATTCCATATCGAGGAGCATCACCATTCTGAACCTCCCTGTCATGGCGAGATAAAAATCCGTCATCAGGCGATCGGAACCAACTTTCTCGACATCTATCAACGAAAGGGCATCTATCCGATGCCGTCCTACCCGTCGGTGATCGGTGCCGAGGCGGCGGGCATCGTCGACGATGTCGGGCCTGGCGTCTCCATGTTCCAAAAAGGTGACCGCGTCGCCTATGCCGGGCCGCCGGTTGGCGCCTATCGCTCCACGAGGAATATTGCCGCCGAAAGGGCGATCAAGCTTCCGGATGCCGTTTCGGCGAAAACGGCAGCGAGTTCGCTGCTCAAAGGCATGACCGCCTACATGCTGTTGAAAAAGACCTATGATGTGGGTGCAGGCACTCAGGTGCTGATCCATGCGGCCGCGGGCGGGCTCGGGAGCATCCTCGTTCGTTGGGCCAGATCGCTCGATGCCACCGTGATCGGGACGGTCGGCTCTTCCGAAAAGGCCGCACTCGCCGCATCTTATGGAGCCGATCACCTTATTGTTGGACGAGGCGCCGATATCGTCGCGGAAGTGAAGCGGCTGACGAACGGGCTTGGCGTCGACGTCGCCTATGACGGGATCGGCGGCGATACACTTCTCAAAAGCATACGTTCTGTCCGCCCATTCGGCATGGCTGTCACCATCGGTCAGGCCGCCGGTCCTATTCCACCAGTGCCTGTCGAGGAACTTCGCCCGGGCAAGGCGCTCTGCCATCCAAGCATCATGGCCTGGTGCGCTGACGTTGGACAGTATCGCGAGGCTGCTCTGGCTGCAGTCGGGGCGATGGAAACAGGGATCGTTTCGCAGATCAGTGCCGAATATCGTTTGGCCGATGTTGCCCAGGCGCACGAAGAGATGGAATCCGGACGCTCGGCGGGCAGTATCCTGCTGATCCCTTGATCAGCCAGAGAAACAGTGCCGGCAGAGTCCATGGATCGCTGCCGGTGCTTTTCAGTCCTCGGTGTGTGTTTCGACGCGCTTGGGCGGTACCATTTATCCATAAAATGGCATTATGTTATGTATTTCAGATATCTATAGCCATAGACATTGTTGAGATAGGGTGCCCGCCATTGCGGTGGGCTCTCGGCACAGGCCGACCGCTCTCCCGCAAAATGACGCTTGGCACCGCAGTCGGCGGCCAATGACAGGGAAAGGTTTACAGCTCTATGTCTGCACATGAAAAGCCACTTATCGCGATTGCCGGTGCAACGAGCAAACAGGGGCGCAGCGTCGCCGCGACACTCCTTGACAGCCAACGTTTCCGGGTGCGTGCTTTCACCCGGAAGAAGGATTCGCCTGAGGCTTTACGTCTGGAGGAACGCGGCGCTGAAATCGTGGCCGTCCCTCTCGAACTTGGCCGTCAAAAGGACCTCGTCGCCGCCTTCAAAGGCGCGGATGGCGCATTTCTGATGACGCCGCCGATCGCCCCGCCGGAGACCATCGAGGCTCCTCTCGGCCGACAACTGGCGGATGCCGCCGTTGAGGCCGGCGTCGGGCATATTGTTTTCAGCACCCTTGAGAATGTCGAGAAGATCACCAGCGGGACGAAGTATGCGCCGCATTTTACCGACAAAGCGCTCGTTGCAGACTATATTCGCGGCCTGCCGGTCTCCCATTCCTTCGTCATGCTGGCATTCTTCTACACGAATCTGCTCGAATATTATGTGCCGCGCATGGAGGGCGATACGCTCCTCCTGCCGGTCTATCTTCCTGAAGATTTCCGAGCGCCTTTTGTCGATCCGCTGACGGCGACCGGGCCGGCCGTCCTCGAGATTTTCTCAAACCCCGAGCGCTACAACGGGAAAACGCTGCCGATCGTTGGCGATATCATTTCTCCGCGCGAGATGATCGAAACCTTTCAGCGCGTGACCGGGCTCAAGGCCGCGTATCGAAACGCTTTCACCCAGGATGGCCTCCTGCGCTATTTTCCAGAGTTTGCCGCCAACGAACTTCTCGTTCGAGAGCTTCTGGGGATGGTCGAATATGCTGTCGACTGTGGCTATTTCGGCAAGGAGCACGATCTCGATTGGAGCCGTCGCCTGAACGCCGATACGCTCAACTGGGAGCAGTATCTCAAGACGACGAGGTGGCGTGGCGATAAACAATCTTTTGGACTCTAAATCACGATGGCCGGATTCCCGGCAATTTGGAAATCTCGGCGACAAGAAAGTCGACGAGAAGCCGAACGCGGGCAATGGCTGCACGCTCTGGAACGATCAGCAAGCTCACCGGAACCGGTAAAGGACGATAGTCGCCAAGCACGACCTCGAGCTGGCCGTCATCCAGAAGATCGTGGACCAACCAGAGGTGTGCAGGACCAATGCCGCGTCCGGCGGAAAAAGCTTCGCGCGCCGCAAGCCCGTGATCGACGCGCAACTTCCCACTGACCGGGATTATCAGGCTTGCGCCATCGGCAGAGGAAAGAACGAGCCGATCGCTTCCCGCCACATTCGACATCACGACGGTTTCGTAGCGTGACAGATCGGCTGGGCGCTCCGGCCGTCCGTGAACGGACAAATAGGCCGGAGCGCCCACCAGCAGCCGATGGCTCTCTCCGAGCGCATGAAGTTTCATTGCGCTGTCGGCGAGAGGCCCGAGACGGAGTGCGACGTCAACGCCTTCGCGAACCAGGTCGATCCGCTCGTCCGTCAGGTTGAGGTCGACCCGAATGTCCGGATGCTTGTCCTGGAAATCAAAGATCAGGCGCGTGACGTGCATCACGCCGAGCGCGGCCGTACACGAAAGCCGAACAGCGCCCGCGGGAGCCTGACGGGCATCTCGCGCTTCTTCGGCAGCCTGTTCGACCAGGCGCAATATCTGCAGGCAGTTGGTATAATAGCGGCTGCCTTCGTCGGTCAGGGTGACGCGGCGCGTGGTTCGGCTGAGAAGCGGTACGCCGACAGCCTCTTCAAGCTCATTGAGGTGCCGCGTCACGGTGGATTGACCGACACCCAGCTCTCTTGCGACCATCGACAAATTGCCGCGTTCGGCGACTCGGACAAAGGTGCGCATTCTTTCGAGAGACAATCCCGCACTATCCATTTTTCAGCACAATGATCCTCATTCCCTCCGTATAGGGAATAATCTGGAATGTGCCTAGTTCGAGCATACGACAGTTCGGTCGCATTTCATTCGGCAGATCGTATCGGATTACCGCGTCGAGCCGCGTGGGATGATGGAGAAGCCGCAATCGACCTTGTCTTCGCCGGGCGGCTCGTCGCGGATGGCGCGCAGCAGCATGTCGGCGACGCGGTAGCCGATATCGTAGCGTGCAATCTGCACCGTCGTCAGCGTCGGCTGGGTGAAGGCCGAAAATTCCAGATCGTTGAAGCCGCAGATGCCGACATCCTCCGGCACGCGGATACCGCGCACTGCGCATTCGATGAGGACGCCGAGCGCCAGATCGTCGCTTTGGGCAAAGACGGCATCGATATCCGGCACGCGCTGCAACAGGCGGGCAAATAATTCCCTGCCGAGGCCGGTGCTGCTTCCCTCATCTCCGCCAATGGCGAGATCGGGATCGAAACGGCCGGCTTCCCGCAGCGCGGCCTCATAGCCTTCCTTCCGGCGACGCGAGCGAATATCCGTGCCGCGGCCGATGAAGCCGATCCTCTCATAACCCCTCGACAGCAGGAAGCGGGTGGGTTCGGCGCCTGCCGCATGATGATCGAGGCCGACGACGAGCGTTGCCGGCTCCTGGCTGAGATCGGTGATATGGGCGATCGGACAGGTGGCATTCTCGATCAGCGGCAGAAGATCACGATAGGATTCGGCGCCGGCGATGATGACGCCGGCCGGCTTCTGCGTCAGGACGGATTTGAGCTCGCCGGCCTCGCCGTCGGCATGGTGGAGCGTATTGGAATATTGCACGCGGAATTCGGTGGCGCGCAAGCAATCCTCGATGCCGATCATCAGGCCGGCGAAGCCGTGCTGGTGCAAAGCGGGCGTGATGACGCCGATGATGCCGTTATGGCGGCCGGCCAGCGCCCGGGCGGCAAGATTGGGGATGTAACCCATTTCCTCCACCGTGCGAAGGATGGTCTGGCGCAGATCCTCCGAGACGATTTCAGGATTGCGAAGCGCGCGCGAAATCGTGATCGGGCTGACCCCCACTTTCTTCGCCACATCGCTCAACTTCACCTGCGCACCGCGCCTGGCCTTCCGCCCCCGCTCCACTGCTGCCCTCATCGCCCCGTTATATCTAGCCCGCGAGACTCATTTGCCCTCGAATCGCGGCCTTTACTTTCTGAAGAAGAAATAATTTAGAGTCTACTAACATTTTAAATTCGCAACAGGATCCGGGAATATAACTTCCGGAAAGAGCAACAAGTTCGTCCGTCGGCGAATTACGGAGGCATGCGGCGAACGGATCACCGCCTCCGGGAATAAGTCCATTTATTTTCGAATGAAAACATCGCGAAGGACGCGAGCGCGGCAAAATCGGGCCGGATTTTTTGAGAAGCTCAAACGCTGGGGGAGCGAAGATTAAATTCCAGTCATAGCTTACAAATCGGCAATATAAACATGATCAAACTTTAATTTGTAAATCCGCTCGGTGGGATCATATGAATCCCGAGCGCCAATTCTTCTCTTCCCCCCGGTCGCCGCCCCCGACGACTGCGCGTTCCCAAGAGGAATTGGCGCCAAACGCCATCCGACGCCAGGTCCCAGGACATGGAACCACGACGCCATCCAAAACCAACGCTCTCGCAAGGGATCATCACCCAAGGGACCACCACCATGTCACACATCCTCCGCAACCATCGCGCAGCAGCGCTTGTCGGGGCCGCGTTCATCGCCGGCGCGGCATGCCTACCCTTCGCCATCAACGCCTCCAATGCCGTTGCCGCGCCGTCGGATACCGGCGGTACTCTCGCCCCCAGCGGCTCGTTTGCCTCCATCGTCGATGCCGACAAGCCTGCCGTCGTCACCATTACCACCACAATGAAAGCCACCGATGTCAGCGAGCAGGAATCGCCGATGGACGAGCAGTTCCGCCAGTTCTTCGAGGATCAGGGCATCCCGCTGCCGCGCCAGGCACCGCAAAAGCGGCCTTCGCAGCAGGCGATGGCGCTCGGCTCCGGCTTCATCATCAGCCCGGACGGGGTGATCGTCACCAACAACCATGTCATCGACAATGCCGTCGATATCAAAGTGACGCTGGATGACGGCACGGAACTGCCGGCCAAGCTGATCGGCACCGACCCGAAATCCGATGTCGCCGTGCTGAAGATAGAGGCGGGCAAGCCGCTGCAGACCATTGCCTGGGGCGATTCCGACAGGCTGAAGCTCGGCGACCAGATTCTGGCGATCGGCAACCCTTTCGGCATCGGCACTACGGTGACGGCAGGCATCGTCTCGGCGCGCGGCCGCGACCTGCACAGCGGACCCTATGATGATTTCATCCAGATCGACGCCCCGATCAACCATGGCAATTCCGGCGGTCCGCTGGTCGACCGCAGCGGCAATGTCGTCGGCATCAACACCGCCATCTATTCGCCGAATGGCGGCAGCGTCGGTGTCGGTTTCGCCATTCCTTCCGATGAGGCCAAGGCGATCGTCGCCAAGCTGCAGAAGGACGGCTCGATCGATCACGGCTATCTTGGCGTGCAGATCCAGCCGGTCACCAAGGATGTCGCCGATGCCGTCGGCCTCGATAAGACCGGCGGCGCGCTGGTTGCCGCCGTCACCGCCGATACGCCGGCCGCCCATGCCGGCCTGAAGCCCGGCGATATCGTCACCTCAGTCGGCGGCGAGAGCGTCAAGACGCCGAAGGACCTGTCGCGCCTGGTCGCCGACCTTTCGCCGGGCGCGAAAAAATCCCTCAGCGTCTGGCGCGACGGCAAGACGATCGATCTCAACGTCACCGTCGGCACCAATGAGGAAGGCCAGAAGCAGGCGGCGGCCGAAAGCCCCGACACTCAAGACCAGAGCAGCGGCCAGCCGAGCCTCGGCATCGGCCTTGCCGACCTGACGCCCGACGTGCGCCAGCAGCTTAACCTGCCGCGCTCCGTCAACGGCGCGGTGGTCGCCAAGGTCGCTCCGGACAAGTCTGCGGCTGCCGCCGGCATCCAGTCCGGCGATGTCATCGTCTCGGTGAATGACAGACCTGTTCATAACGCCCGCGACGTCAAGACCGCGATCGCAGACGCAGGCAAGGCCGGCCGCAAGTCGGTGCTGCTGCTCGTCGAACGCGACGGCAACAAAACCTTCGTCGCCGTGCCGTTTGGGGCGGCCTGACGGTCACCCGAGCTTTTGCCGCAAACAGGAAAAGCCCGCCTGAGGCGGGCTTCTCGAACCGGTCTGTCGGCAAGAAATCTATAGGGCGCCGCCCGCCCCTCTATTTCCTGCTCAGGAAGATTTCAGCTTCGTTGTCTTTGCGCGCATCCGGGATTTGCCCTTTTGGCGGTTTGCCTCCTGCTGCTTCACCGCATCGGATTGGCTGCGTTGCGCGGCCTCCAATTGCTGCCGCGTCG
The nucleotide sequence above comes from Rhizobium indicum. Encoded proteins:
- a CDS encoding LacI family DNA-binding transcriptional regulator yields the protein MRAAVERGRKARRGAQVKLSDVAKKVGVSPITISRALRNPEIVSEDLRQTILRTVEEMGYIPNLAARALAGRHNGIIGVITPALHQHGFAGLMIGIEDCLRATEFRVQYSNTLHHADGEAGELKSVLTQKPAGVIIAGAESYRDLLPLIENATCPIAHITDLSQEPATLVVGLDHHAAGAEPTRFLLSRGYERIGFIGRGTDIRSRRRKEGYEAALREAGRFDPDLAIGGDEGSSTGLGRELFARLLQRVPDIDAVFAQSDDLALGVLIECAVRGIRVPEDVGICGFNDLEFSAFTQPTLTTVQIARYDIGYRVADMLLRAIRDEPPGEDKVDCGFSIIPRGSTR
- a CDS encoding LysR family transcriptional regulator, which produces MDSAGLSLERMRTFVRVAERGNLSMVARELGVGQSTVTRHLNELEEAVGVPLLSRTTRRVTLTDEGSRYYTNCLQILRLVEQAAEEARDARQAPAGAVRLSCTAALGVMHVTRLIFDFQDKHPDIRVDLNLTDERIDLVREGVDVALRLGPLADSAMKLHALGESHRLLVGAPAYLSVHGRPERPADLSRYETVVMSNVAGSDRLVLSSADGASLIIPVSGKLRVDHGLAAREAFSAGRGIGPAHLWLVHDLLDDGQLEVVLGDYRPLPVPVSLLIVPERAAIARVRLLVDFLVAEISKLPGIRPS
- a CDS encoding LysR family transcriptional regulator, translated to MNGREFTKIDWDDLRHFLALAQSGTLLGAAKQLGVEHATISRRVSSLEAGLGRKLVDRRGRRIMLTSEGEQVARHAALVAVQTAAIEQLGRSSATELRGHVRISAPPALSSVLLAKPIAAVRRGHPGVQITLVGEKRLASLNRREADIAVRMSRPEDGDYSIVKLGETSFHLYASKTYLETVPPSDWTFIGYDETMNASPQQLRLIELAAGRPIAVRSSVLEFQAATACLGAGVVMLPDFAVLESSGLQRIETEQALTREVWLVVHSDIKDVPSVRVVVDALKNALGK
- a CDS encoding NmrA/HSCARG family protein — translated: MSAHEKPLIAIAGATSKQGRSVAATLLDSQRFRVRAFTRKKDSPEALRLEERGAEIVAVPLELGRQKDLVAAFKGADGAFLMTPPIAPPETIEAPLGRQLADAAVEAGVGHIVFSTLENVEKITSGTKYAPHFTDKALVADYIRGLPVSHSFVMLAFFYTNLLEYYVPRMEGDTLLLPVYLPEDFRAPFVDPLTATGPAVLEIFSNPERYNGKTLPIVGDIISPREMIETFQRVTGLKAAYRNAFTQDGLLRYFPEFAANELLVRELLGMVEYAVDCGYFGKEHDLDWSRRLNADTLNWEQYLKTTRWRGDKQSFGL
- a CDS encoding peroxiredoxin-like family protein, with product MSTRYVDHPLQPGDRVPNVVFDAISSEGKIALDDFRGRSPLLIGLFRGLHCPFCRRHVAAMAYLNPMLREKGVQSLAVVNTPVERARLYFRYHPIPDLLAASDPVRASHQAFGLREVGIDTAMAILIDLPGELPEPMGVMAMDEFLNEKEGYQITEADQQMMTADHGQLVGQFLIDREGIVRWSFTEVLEAGLQTFQAPNSQELMSVASQVVH
- a CDS encoding quinone oxidoreductase family protein — its product is MTYQIIWLNAPGDITQFHIEEHHHSEPPCHGEIKIRHQAIGTNFLDIYQRKGIYPMPSYPSVIGAEAAGIVDDVGPGVSMFQKGDRVAYAGPPVGAYRSTRNIAAERAIKLPDAVSAKTAASSLLKGMTAYMLLKKTYDVGAGTQVLIHAAAGGLGSILVRWARSLDATVIGTVGSSEKAALAASYGADHLIVGRGADIVAEVKRLTNGLGVDVAYDGIGGDTLLKSIRSVRPFGMAVTIGQAAGPIPPVPVEELRPGKALCHPSIMAWCADVGQYREAALAAVGAMETGIVSQISAEYRLADVAQAHEEMESGRSAGSILLIP
- a CDS encoding DegQ family serine endoprotease — encoded protein: MSHILRNHRAAALVGAAFIAGAACLPFAINASNAVAAPSDTGGTLAPSGSFASIVDADKPAVVTITTTMKATDVSEQESPMDEQFRQFFEDQGIPLPRQAPQKRPSQQAMALGSGFIISPDGVIVTNNHVIDNAVDIKVTLDDGTELPAKLIGTDPKSDVAVLKIEAGKPLQTIAWGDSDRLKLGDQILAIGNPFGIGTTVTAGIVSARGRDLHSGPYDDFIQIDAPINHGNSGGPLVDRSGNVVGINTAIYSPNGGSVGVGFAIPSDEAKAIVAKLQKDGSIDHGYLGVQIQPVTKDVADAVGLDKTGGALVAAVTADTPAAHAGLKPGDIVTSVGGESVKTPKDLSRLVADLSPGAKKSLSVWRDGKTIDLNVTVGTNEEGQKQAAAESPDTQDQSSGQPSLGIGLADLTPDVRQQLNLPRSVNGAVVAKVAPDKSAAAAGIQSGDVIVSVNDRPVHNARDVKTAIADAGKAGRKSVLLLVERDGNKTFVAVPFGAA
- the cysN gene encoding sulfate adenylyltransferase subunit CysN, producing the protein MTAAQTAVSAATVVNLPAAEPLKAVRDTRPLRLITCGSVDDGKSTLIGRLLWDTKAVKEDQAATLQRDSTGKQNDLGLPDFALLLDGLQAEREQGITIDVAYRYFSTDKRSFIVADTPGHEQYTRNMATGASTADLAILLIDARFGILEQTRRHATIASLLGIKQFVLAINKIDLTGYDRAGFDKISHDFREFALSLGVKQITAIPMSALKGENVVYSGQAAMPWYSGPTLVETLELATVRSSQTVGFRLSVQRVSRPGESFRGYQGTVAGGSVKPGDSVMILPSGMVANVSKIVTFDLVRNAAVAGDAITLVLDRQVDVARGDMIVSIDAQPQVGLAFDAQIVALQPEGIEPGKRYWLKSGSRRQRVQVQPLSQLELKTGIWNAAQRLYMNAIGKVRLVFDEAAIFDPYEQNRLSGSFILIDPETNNTVAGGMVTGKRTELGGLHNGEARVILSLPADLAEQIMASELFASRSHEAEVRRMTAAEAADLWSSAASDI